The Pseudomonas iranensis genome includes a window with the following:
- a CDS encoding heme ABC transporter permease, protein MNWTWFHKLGSPKWFYGISGKFLPWLSIAALLLIGVGVVWGLAFAPPDYQQGNSFRIIYIHVPAAMLAQSIYVMLAVCGVVGLVWKMKLADVALQCAAPIGAWMTAVALVTGAIWGKPTWGSWWVWDARLTSMLILLFLYFGVIALGNAISNRDSAAKACAVLAIVGVINIPIIKYSVEWWNTLHQGATFTLTEKPAMPAEMWLPLLLTVLGFYCFFGAVLLLRMRLEVLKREARASWVKTEVQQSLEAVR, encoded by the coding sequence ATGAACTGGACCTGGTTTCACAAGCTCGGCTCGCCCAAGTGGTTCTACGGCATCAGCGGCAAGTTCCTGCCTTGGTTGAGCATTGCAGCGTTGCTGCTGATCGGCGTTGGCGTGGTCTGGGGCCTGGCCTTCGCGCCGCCGGATTACCAGCAAGGCAACAGCTTTCGCATCATCTATATCCACGTACCTGCAGCGATGCTCGCCCAGTCGATCTACGTGATGCTCGCGGTGTGCGGTGTGGTCGGGCTGGTGTGGAAGATGAAACTGGCCGATGTCGCCCTGCAATGCGCCGCACCGATCGGTGCGTGGATGACCGCCGTGGCGCTGGTCACCGGGGCGATCTGGGGCAAGCCGACCTGGGGCTCGTGGTGGGTGTGGGACGCGCGCCTGACCTCGATGCTGATTCTGCTGTTCCTGTATTTCGGCGTGATCGCGCTGGGCAATGCCATCAGCAACCGCGACAGCGCCGCCAAGGCCTGCGCGGTGCTGGCGATTGTTGGCGTGATCAACATTCCGATCATCAAATACTCGGTGGAGTGGTGGAACACCCTGCACCAGGGCGCGACGTTCACCCTCACGGAAAAGCCGGCGATGCCGGCGGAAATGTGGCTGCCGCTGCTGCTGACGGTGCTGGGTTTCTACTGCTTCTTCGGCGCCGTGCTGTTGCTGCGCATGCGTCTTGAAGTGCTCAAGCGCGAGGCCCGCGCCAGTTGGGTGAAGACTGAAGTGCAGCAGAGTCTGGAGGCGGTGCGATGA
- a CDS encoding type II toxin-antitoxin system HicA family toxin: MQSRLLMNELEEADWTLDRVAGSHHIFTHRYNPNTIAVPHPKKDLPLATVKSIRRRAGLFSPPTRHEGDP; the protein is encoded by the coding sequence GTGCAGAGCAGGCTATTGATGAACGAGCTGGAGGAGGCGGACTGGACGCTGGATCGGGTTGCGGGCAGTCATCACATCTTCACTCATCGTTACAACCCGAACACGATTGCCGTCCCGCATCCGAAAAAGGATTTACCGCTGGCGACAGTCAAAAGCATTCGGCGGCGCGCGGGGTTATTCAGCCCGCCAACCCGACATGAAGGAGATCCGTAA
- a CDS encoding heme lyase CcmF/NrfE family subunit, producing MAAALFIPELGHLAMILALCFALVQALVPMLGAWRGDRLWMSLAQPAAWGQFAFLLFAFGCLTYAFMTDDFSVGYVAMNSNSALPWYYKFSAVWGAHEGSLLLWALILGGWTFAVSVFSRQLPQVMLARVLAVMGMISTGFLLFLILTSNPFSRILPQIPADGRDLNPLLQDVGLIVHPPMLYMGYVGFSVAFAFAIAALLGGRLDAAWARWSRPWTIVAWAFLGIGITLGSWWAYYELGWGGWWFWDPVENASFMPWLVGTALIHSLAVTEKRGVFKSWTVLLAIAAFSLSLLGTFLVRSGVLTSVHAFASDPERGVFILIFLLFVVGGSLTLFALRAPVVKSQVGFNLWSRETLLLGNNLVLVVAASMILLGTLYPLILDAISGAKLSVGPPYFNALFIPLMALLMLVMAIGVIVRWKDTPVKWLVSMLTPVLLGSVALAVVAGVAYGDFNWAVIATFLLAAWVLLAGVRDLFDKTRHKGLIKGLPTLTRSYWGMQIAHLGIAVCALGVVLSSQNSAERDLRLAPGESMDLAGYQFVFEGAKHFEGPNFTSDKGTIRVIRDGKEISVLHPEKRLYTVQNSVMTEAGIDAGFTRDLYVALGEPLDNGAWAVRVHVKPFVRWIWFGGLLTGLGGLLAALDRRYRVKVKSKVREALGMTGAAA from the coding sequence ATGGCCGCCGCACTGTTTATTCCTGAGCTGGGCCACCTGGCGATGATCCTCGCCCTGTGTTTTGCACTGGTCCAAGCGCTGGTGCCGATGCTCGGCGCGTGGCGCGGTGACCGCTTGTGGATGAGCCTGGCGCAACCGGCGGCGTGGGGCCAGTTTGCCTTTCTGCTGTTTGCCTTTGGCTGCCTGACCTACGCGTTCATGACCGACGATTTCTCGGTCGGCTACGTGGCGATGAACTCCAACAGCGCGCTGCCGTGGTACTACAAATTCAGCGCGGTGTGGGGCGCCCACGAAGGTTCGCTGCTGCTGTGGGCGTTGATCCTCGGCGGCTGGACCTTCGCCGTGTCGGTGTTCTCCCGGCAGTTGCCGCAAGTCATGCTCGCTCGGGTACTGGCGGTGATGGGCATGATCAGCACCGGTTTCCTGCTGTTCCTGATTCTCACATCGAACCCGTTCTCGCGGATCCTGCCGCAAATTCCCGCCGACGGTCGCGACCTCAACCCGTTGCTGCAAGACGTCGGCCTGATCGTGCATCCGCCGATGCTGTACATGGGTTACGTCGGTTTCTCGGTAGCGTTCGCGTTCGCTATCGCCGCGCTGCTCGGCGGGCGTCTCGATGCGGCGTGGGCGCGCTGGTCGCGGCCGTGGACCATCGTCGCCTGGGCCTTCCTCGGTATCGGCATCACCCTCGGGTCGTGGTGGGCGTATTACGAACTCGGCTGGGGCGGCTGGTGGTTCTGGGACCCGGTGGAAAACGCCTCGTTCATGCCGTGGCTGGTCGGCACCGCGCTGATTCACTCGCTGGCGGTCACCGAAAAGCGTGGCGTGTTCAAGAGCTGGACGGTGTTGCTGGCGATCGCCGCGTTCTCGTTGAGCCTGCTCGGCACCTTCCTCGTACGCTCGGGCGTGCTGACTTCGGTGCATGCCTTCGCTTCGGATCCCGAGCGCGGTGTTTTCATCCTGATTTTCCTGTTGTTTGTGGTCGGCGGTTCGCTGACGCTGTTTGCGCTGCGTGCGCCGGTGGTGAAAAGTCAGGTTGGCTTCAATCTGTGGTCGCGTGAGACTTTGCTGCTGGGCAACAACCTGGTGCTGGTCGTCGCTGCATCGATGATCCTCCTTGGCACCTTGTATCCGCTGATTCTTGATGCCATCAGCGGCGCCAAGCTGTCGGTCGGCCCGCCATACTTCAATGCGCTGTTCATTCCGTTGATGGCGTTGCTGATGCTGGTCATGGCGATCGGTGTGATCGTGCGCTGGAAGGACACGCCGGTGAAATGGCTGGTGAGCATGCTCACTCCGGTCTTGCTCGGCAGCGTCGCATTGGCCGTGGTGGCCGGCGTGGCCTATGGCGATTTCAACTGGGCAGTGATCGCGACGTTCCTGCTGGCGGCGTGGGTATTGCTCGCTGGCGTGCGCGATCTGTTCGACAAGACTCGGCACAAAGGCCTGATCAAAGGTTTGCCGACGCTGACCCGCAGTTATTGGGGCATGCAGATCGCCCACCTCGGCATCGCCGTGTGCGCGCTGGGCGTGGTGTTGTCGAGCCAGAACAGTGCCGAGCGCGACCTGCGTCTGGCACCGGGCGAGTCGATGGATCTGGCCGGTTATCAGTTCGTCTTCGAAGGCGCCAAGCATTTCGAAGGGCCGAATTTCACCTCGGACAAAGGCACCATCCGCGTCATTCGTGACGGCAAGGAAATCAGCGTGCTGCACCCGGAAAAACGTCTGTACACCGTGCAGAACTCGGTGATGACCGAAGCCGGCATCGATGCCGGTTTCACCCGCGATCTTTACGTCGCCCTCGGCGAGCCGCTGGATAACGGCGCCTGGGCCGTGCGCGTACACGTCAAACCGTTCGTGCGCTGGATCTGGTTCGGCGGCTTGCTCACCGGATTGGGTGGTTTGCTGGCGGCGCTGGATCGGCGTTATCGGGTCAAGGTGAAAAGCAAAGTGCGCGAAGCGCTGGGCATGACGGGAGCGGCGGCATGA
- a CDS encoding cytochrome c-type biogenesis protein, protein MKRFLAAVVLGLSLAGVAHAAIDTYEFAKEGDRERFRELTKELRCPKCQNQDIADSNAPIAADLRKEIFRMLGEGKDNQQIIDFMVDRYGDFVRYKPALNAKTALLWFGPAGLLLGGFVVIALIVRRRRGQRAETPSSLSAEERQRLDQLLDKNQE, encoded by the coding sequence ATGAAACGTTTTCTCGCAGCAGTGGTGTTGGGCTTGAGCCTGGCCGGTGTCGCCCACGCGGCCATCGACACCTACGAATTTGCCAAAGAGGGCGACCGCGAGCGTTTCCGCGAACTGACCAAGGAACTGCGCTGCCCCAAATGCCAGAACCAGGACATCGCCGACTCCAACGCACCGATTGCCGCCGACCTGCGCAAAGAGATTTTCCGCATGCTCGGCGAGGGCAAGGACAATCAGCAGATCATCGACTTCATGGTCGATCGCTACGGTGATTTCGTCCGCTACAAACCGGCGCTCAATGCCAAGACCGCGCTGCTGTGGTTCGGCCCGGCCGGGCTGCTGCTCGGTGGTTTCGTGGTGATCGCGCTGATCGTGCGCAGGCGTCGCGGGCAGCGTGCCGAAACGCCGTCATCGCTGTCTGCCGAAGAACGTCAGCGTCTCGACCAACTGTTGGATAAAAACCAAGAATGA
- a CDS encoding MFS transporter, with amino-acid sequence MTTTPHAMTRGMVLLFAFCCGAIVANIYYAQPIIGLIAPDIGLSDTMASFIVSLTQIGYALGLFFLVPLGDLLENRRLMIITTVVAIASLLGAAFTEQPNVFLMISLLVGFSSVSVQILIPLAAHLAPEESRGRVVGGIMGGLLLGILLARPVSSVVADHLGWRAMFMIAAALMATISVVLALTVPKRQPDHSATYGQLIGSLWTLLRQQPVLRQRAFYQGCMFATFSLFWTAVPLELARNHGLSQSEIAIFALVGAIGAIAAPISGRLADAGHTRIASLLAMLFASLSFLPAFIHPAYSVIGLAVTGVVLDFCVQMNMVLGQRAVYSLDAKSRGRLNALYMTSIFIGGAFGSSVASAVYEHGGWLWIVIVGSVFPLLALLRFLSASQNAALAQRKVAS; translated from the coding sequence ATGACCACCACTCCTCACGCAATGACCCGAGGCATGGTCCTGCTGTTCGCGTTCTGCTGCGGCGCCATCGTTGCCAACATCTACTACGCACAGCCGATCATCGGCCTGATCGCGCCGGACATCGGCCTCTCCGACACCATGGCCAGTTTCATCGTCTCGCTGACGCAGATCGGCTATGCGTTGGGCCTGTTCTTTCTGGTGCCATTGGGGGATCTGCTGGAGAACCGGCGGCTGATGATCATCACCACGGTCGTGGCGATTGCCAGTCTGCTTGGCGCAGCGTTTACCGAGCAACCGAACGTATTTCTGATGATCTCTTTGCTGGTCGGCTTCAGCTCGGTGTCGGTGCAGATCCTGATTCCGCTGGCCGCGCATCTGGCGCCGGAAGAGTCCCGTGGTCGCGTGGTGGGCGGGATCATGGGCGGTTTGCTGCTGGGCATTCTGTTGGCGCGACCGGTGTCGAGTGTGGTCGCCGATCACCTCGGCTGGCGCGCCATGTTCATGATCGCCGCTGCGTTGATGGCGACTATCAGCGTGGTGCTGGCGCTGACCGTGCCCAAGCGCCAGCCGGATCACAGCGCTACTTATGGCCAGTTGATCGGTTCGCTGTGGACACTGCTGCGCCAGCAACCGGTGCTGCGTCAGCGGGCGTTTTACCAGGGTTGCATGTTTGCCACGTTCAGCCTGTTCTGGACCGCCGTGCCGCTGGAGCTGGCACGCAACCATGGCCTGTCGCAAAGCGAGATCGCGATCTTCGCCCTTGTCGGCGCGATCGGTGCCATCGCGGCGCCAATCAGCGGCCGCCTCGCTGATGCCGGCCACACACGCATCGCCTCGCTGCTGGCCATGCTCTTCGCCAGCCTGAGTTTCCTGCCCGCCTTCATCCACCCGGCCTACAGCGTCATCGGCCTGGCCGTGACCGGCGTGGTGCTGGACTTCTGCGTGCAGATGAACATGGTCCTGGGGCAACGCGCGGTGTACTCGCTGGACGCGAAAAGTCGGGGTCGTTTGAACGCGCTGTACATGACCAGCATCTTCATCGGCGGCGCCTTCGGCTCCTCGGTGGCCAGTGCGGTGTACGAGCATGGCGGCTGGTTGTGGATCGTGATTGTCGGCAGCGTGTTTCCGCTGTTGGCGTTGCTGCGGTTTTTGAGTGCATCGCAAAACGCTGCGCTGGCGCAGCGAAAAGTCGCGTCCTGA
- the ccmE gene encoding cytochrome c maturation protein CcmE: MNALRKKRLIIILAILVGVGAAVGLALSALQENINLFYTPTQIANGEAPQDTRIRAGGMVEAGSLQRSKDSLDVKFVVTDFNKSVTIAYRGILPDLFREGQGIVALGKLNADGVVVADEVLAKHDEKYMPPEVTKALKDSGQSAPTPVKEG, from the coding sequence GTGAATGCGCTGCGCAAAAAACGTCTGATCATCATTCTGGCGATTCTGGTCGGAGTGGGCGCTGCTGTAGGCCTGGCCCTGAGCGCGTTGCAGGAAAACATCAATCTGTTTTACACGCCGACGCAAATCGCCAACGGCGAAGCGCCGCAGGACACGCGCATTCGCGCCGGTGGCATGGTCGAGGCCGGTTCGTTGCAACGGTCAAAGGATTCGCTGGACGTCAAATTCGTCGTCACCGACTTCAACAAATCCGTGACCATCGCCTATCGCGGCATCCTCCCGGATCTGTTCCGTGAAGGGCAGGGCATTGTCGCCCTCGGCAAGCTCAACGCTGATGGCGTGGTGGTCGCCGATGAAGTGCTGGCCAAGCACGACGAGAAGTACATGCCGCCGGAAGTGACCAAAGCGCTGAAAGACAGCGGTCAATCCGCACCGACGCCTGTGAAGGAGGGTTGA
- the ccmI gene encoding c-type cytochrome biogenesis protein CcmI, protein MIDFWLAAGLLLLVALSFLLIPVLRERRAQREEDRTALNVALYQERVAELQAQQAEGVLDAAQLDSGRAEAARELLADTEGAATPRVSRLGKPLPLLAAVLVPVLGLGLYLHFGAADKVELTREFAQAPQSMEEMTQRLERAVAAQPDSAEGLYFLGRTYMAQDRPADAAKMFERAANLAGRQPELLGQWAQAQYFADGKKWSEQIQKLTDEALKADPKEVTSLGLLGIAAFEGERYQEAIDYWNRLLAQLPPDDNSRAALQGGIERAAERLKASGGKVAEAPVPKAALLKVSVDLASDLKSKVQPGDSVFIFARATSGPPAPLAAKRLTVADLPVTVELGDADAMMPQLKLSNFPEVQLVARISRAGQPTSGEWIGRSGPVASSTTAPQKLTIDSPDK, encoded by the coding sequence ATGATTGATTTCTGGCTCGCCGCAGGGCTGTTGCTTCTGGTCGCCCTGAGTTTTCTGCTGATCCCGGTGCTGCGCGAACGCCGCGCCCAGCGGGAAGAAGATCGCACCGCGTTGAACGTCGCGCTGTACCAGGAACGGGTGGCCGAGCTGCAAGCGCAGCAGGCCGAGGGCGTGCTCGACGCCGCGCAACTGGACAGCGGCCGCGCGGAAGCTGCGCGTGAACTGCTCGCCGACACCGAAGGCGCCGCCACGCCGCGTGTCTCGCGCCTGGGTAAACCGTTGCCGCTGCTGGCCGCTGTGCTGGTACCGGTGCTGGGCCTCGGTCTGTACCTGCATTTCGGCGCCGCCGACAAGGTCGAACTGACCCGCGAATTCGCTCAGGCACCGCAGTCGATGGAAGAGATGACCCAGCGTCTGGAACGTGCGGTCGCCGCACAACCGGATTCCGCTGAAGGTCTGTATTTCCTCGGCCGTACCTACATGGCTCAGGACCGCCCGGCAGACGCGGCGAAGATGTTCGAACGCGCCGCCAACCTCGCTGGTCGCCAGCCGGAGCTGCTCGGCCAATGGGCGCAGGCGCAGTATTTTGCTGACGGTAAAAAGTGGTCGGAGCAGATTCAGAAACTGACCGATGAAGCGCTGAAGGCTGATCCGAAAGAAGTCACCAGCCTCGGCCTGCTCGGCATCGCTGCGTTCGAAGGTGAGCGTTATCAGGAGGCCATCGACTACTGGAATCGCCTGCTCGCGCAACTGCCGCCGGATGACAACTCTCGCGCTGCGCTGCAAGGCGGCATCGAGCGTGCCGCCGAACGCCTGAAAGCCAGCGGTGGCAAGGTTGCCGAGGCTCCGGTGCCGAAAGCTGCATTGCTGAAAGTCAGCGTTGATCTGGCCAGCGACCTCAAGAGCAAGGTGCAACCGGGCGACAGCGTGTTCATCTTCGCCCGCGCCACTTCTGGCCCACCGGCGCCGCTGGCGGCCAAACGTCTGACCGTGGCTGACCTGCCGGTGACCGTCGAACTGGGCGATGCCGATGCAATGATGCCGCAGTTGAAACTGTCCAACTTCCCTGAAGTCCAACTGGTTGCGCGCATCTCACGGGCCGGTCAACCGACCTCCGGTGAGTGGATCGGTCGCAGCGGCCCAGTGGCCAGCAGCACTACCGCGCCACAAAAACTGACTATCGACAGCCCGGACAAGTAA
- the ccmB gene encoding heme exporter protein CcmB: protein MSVFGLLLARESRLLFRRPAELANPLIFFAIVIALFPLAVGPETQVLQNLSPGLVWVAALLSVLLSLDGLFRSDFEDGSLEQWVLSSHPLPLLVLAKVLAHWLFSGLALVLLSPLLALMLGLPAACLPVLLLSLLLGTPVLSLLGAVGAALTVGLKRGGLLLALLILPLYIPVLILGSGALQAALQGMPATGYLLWMASLTALAITLTPFAIAAGLKISVGE from the coding sequence ATGAGTGTCTTCGGCCTGCTGCTTGCCCGCGAATCGCGATTGCTGTTCCGCCGCCCGGCGGAGCTGGCCAATCCGCTGATTTTCTTTGCCATCGTCATTGCCCTTTTCCCGCTGGCCGTCGGCCCGGAAACTCAAGTCTTGCAAAACCTGTCCCCGGGGTTAGTCTGGGTGGCGGCGTTGTTGTCGGTCCTGCTTTCGCTGGACGGATTGTTTCGCAGTGACTTCGAAGATGGCTCGCTGGAACAGTGGGTCCTTTCGTCGCACCCGCTGCCGCTTCTGGTCCTGGCCAAGGTGCTGGCACACTGGCTGTTCTCCGGTCTGGCACTGGTGCTGCTGTCGCCGTTGCTGGCGTTGATGCTCGGGTTGCCGGCCGCGTGTCTGCCGGTGCTGCTGCTGTCGTTGCTGCTGGGCACGCCAGTGTTGAGCCTGCTCGGTGCAGTCGGCGCGGCGCTGACGGTCGGTCTGAAGCGCGGCGGCCTGTTGCTGGCGCTGCTGATTCTGCCGTTGTACATCCCGGTGTTGATCCTTGGCAGCGGCGCGTTGCAAGCGGCGCTGCAAGGCATGCCGGCGACCGGATACCTGTTGTGGATGGCCAGCCTCACAGCGTTGGCGATCACCCTGACACCCTTTGCAATAGCCGCTGGCCTGAAGATCAGCGTCGGCGAATAA
- a CDS encoding sulfate ABC transporter substrate-binding protein — protein sequence MKKLFGASLLAAGLALANIAQAAPTLLNVSYDVMRDFYKDYNTAFQKHWQAEHNENITVQMSFGGSSKQARSVIDGLPADVITMNMATDINALADNGKLVPDNWVTRLPNNSAPFTSATVFIVRKGNPKALKDWPDLLKDGVQVIVPNPKTSGNGRYTYLSAWGYVLKNGGDENKAKDFVGKLFKQAPVLDTGGRAATTTFMTNQIGDVLVTFENEAEMIAREFGRDQFEVIYPSVSAEAEPPVSVVDKVVDKKGSRAAADEYLKYLWSPEGQEIAAANYLRPRDPAVLAKYTDRFPKVDFLSVEKTFGDWRTVQKTHFNDGGVFDQIYSGQ from the coding sequence GTGAAAAAACTCTTTGGCGCCTCACTTCTCGCCGCCGGCCTGGCCTTGGCCAACATTGCCCAGGCAGCACCGACGCTGCTCAACGTTTCCTACGACGTGATGCGCGATTTCTACAAGGACTACAACACTGCGTTCCAGAAGCACTGGCAAGCCGAGCACAACGAAAACATCACCGTGCAGATGTCCTTCGGCGGCTCGAGCAAGCAGGCGCGTTCGGTGATCGACGGCCTGCCGGCTGACGTCATTACCATGAACATGGCCACCGACATCAACGCCCTCGCCGACAACGGCAAACTGGTCCCGGACAATTGGGTCACGCGCCTGCCGAACAACAGCGCGCCGTTTACCTCGGCGACGGTGTTCATCGTCCGCAAGGGCAACCCGAAGGCCTTGAAAGACTGGCCGGATCTGCTCAAGGACGGCGTACAGGTGATCGTGCCGAACCCGAAAACTTCCGGTAATGGCCGCTACACCTACCTGTCAGCCTGGGGCTATGTGCTGAAAAACGGCGGCGACGAGAACAAGGCCAAGGACTTCGTCGGCAAGCTGTTCAAGCAGGCGCCGGTACTCGACACCGGTGGCCGCGCCGCCACCACCACGTTCATGACCAACCAGATCGGCGACGTGCTGGTGACCTTTGAAAACGAAGCGGAAATGATCGCTCGCGAGTTCGGTCGCGATCAGTTCGAAGTGATCTACCCAAGCGTCTCCGCAGAAGCCGAGCCACCGGTTTCGGTGGTCGATAAAGTCGTCGACAAGAAAGGCTCGCGCGCTGCGGCTGATGAGTATCTGAAGTACCTGTGGTCGCCGGAAGGACAGGAAATTGCGGCGGCCAACTACCTGCGCCCGCGTGACCCGGCGGTGCTGGCGAAGTACACCGACCGTTTCCCGAAAGTCGATTTCCTTTCGGTGGAGAAGACCTTTGGAGACTGGCGCACGGTGCAGAAAACCCACTTCAATGATGGTGGCGTGTTTGATCAGATTTATAGCGGGCAGTGA
- a CDS encoding DsbE family thiol:disulfide interchange protein, with protein sequence MRRWLMLLPLAIFLLVAVFLYRGLYLDPAELPSAMINKPFPEFSLPSVQGDKTLTKADILGKPALVNVWGTWCISCRVEHPVLNKLAERGVVIYGINYKDTNADALKWLAEFHNPYALDIRDDEGSLGLNLGVYGAPETFFIDAKGIIRDKFVGVIDEQVWREKLAAKYQALVDEAKP encoded by the coding sequence ATGAGGCGTTGGTTGATGTTGTTACCGCTGGCGATTTTTCTGCTGGTGGCGGTGTTTCTTTATCGCGGGCTGTATCTGGACCCGGCGGAGCTGCCGTCGGCAATGATCAACAAGCCGTTCCCGGAGTTTTCCCTGCCAAGTGTGCAGGGTGACAAGACGCTGACCAAGGCCGACATTCTCGGCAAACCGGCGCTGGTCAATGTCTGGGGCACCTGGTGCATCTCCTGCCGCGTCGAGCATCCGGTGCTGAACAAACTCGCCGAGCGCGGCGTGGTGATCTATGGCATCAACTACAAGGACACCAATGCCGACGCCTTGAAGTGGCTGGCCGAGTTTCACAATCCGTATGCACTGGATATTCGTGATGACGAGGGTTCGCTGGGCTTGAATTTAGGTGTCTACGGCGCGCCGGAAACCTTCTTCATCGACGCCAAAGGCATCATCCGCGACAAGTTCGTCGGGGTGATCGACGAGCAGGTCTGGCGCGAAAAACTCGCGGCCAAGTATCAGGCGCTGGTCGATGAGGCCAAGCCATGA
- the ccmD gene encoding heme exporter protein CcmD: protein MSFASFGDFLAMGHHGLYVWSAYGICLAVLALNVVAPIAARKRYLQQEARRLRRENGK from the coding sequence ATGAGTTTTGCTTCATTCGGCGATTTTCTCGCCATGGGCCATCACGGCCTGTATGTCTGGTCGGCCTACGGCATCTGTCTGGCGGTGCTGGCCCTCAACGTGGTGGCGCCGATTGCGGCGCGCAAGCGTTATCTGCAACAAGAGGCGCGTCGTCTGCGCCGGGAGAACGGCAAGTGA
- a CDS encoding type II toxin-antitoxin system HicB family antitoxin, translating to MQYPICIEWGDENTAIGIQIPDIPGAVTAGDSFEEAYNAAVEVAHLMLQEIAAAGQAIPMPTSAAAHRNRPDFAKMGWGMLELDISPYLGKTEKVNVTLPGYVIQRIDRYVREHNVKSRSSFLADAAMEKLVRY from the coding sequence ATGCAATATCCCATCTGCATCGAGTGGGGTGACGAGAACACTGCCATCGGCATTCAGATCCCCGATATTCCCGGCGCGGTCACGGCCGGGGACAGCTTTGAAGAGGCCTACAACGCGGCCGTGGAAGTGGCTCACCTCATGCTGCAGGAGATCGCGGCGGCCGGTCAGGCGATTCCGATGCCGACCTCGGCAGCGGCGCATCGCAATCGTCCGGATTTTGCCAAGATGGGCTGGGGCATGCTGGAGCTGGATATCTCGCCGTACCTGGGCAAGACCGAAAAGGTCAACGTTACGCTGCCCGGCTATGTCATTCAGCGTATTGATCGCTATGTACGCGAGCACAACGTCAAAAGCCGCTCCTCGTTTCTGGCGGATGCGGCGATGGAGAAACTGGTTCGGTATTGA